The stretch of DNA AGCCTCCCGTGCAGGGCCAGGCTCGCCAGCAAGGCAAACGCGGCGCGTCTGCCGAGTTCGTCGCGCCGACCGGACCATTGCACGACCTTGCGCCAGGCATGCGGCGAACGGTCGAACAGCACGAAGCAGATCGTGTCGACGATGGCCCAGTTGTCGAAGTCACGGCACCAGCGGTCCATCTGCGCTGCAGTCACCTGCGCCGGATCGTCGACATAGGCCGCCAGCGTGCGTGCCTCGTAGACGCCGGTGTCCCACAACGCCAATGCCAGTTCATGGTCGTGGCCGATAGCCTTGGCGACGGCCTGGATGTCCTTCATCGCCACGCCGATCGCGTGATCGGAGGGAATGGCGTAGCGGGCCATGCCGTCGAGCGTGGCTTTTGTCGCGCGCTTGCGCAGTTGCAGCATCGCATCGTCCAGGCGCTGCTCGAGCGTCGCCGCGCGTGCGGGCGCAGCCGCTACCGCCTTGCGCGGCCGCGTGCGTGCCTGTGTCTCCGTCGTCTGTCGCATCGCCGCGCGCTCAGGCTGCCTTGAGCTGGTGCAGCAGGATCGAGTTGCCTTCGCTGTCCAGGCAAAC from Lysobacter arenosi encodes:
- a CDS encoding DNA alkylation repair protein, encoding MRQTTETQARTRPRKAVAAAPARAATLEQRLDDAMLQLRKRATKATLDGMARYAIPSDHAIGVAMKDIQAVAKAIGHDHELALALWDTGVYEARTLAAYVDDPAQVTAAQMDRWCRDFDNWAIVDTICFVLFDRSPHAWRKVVQWSGRRDELGRRAAFALLASLALHGRLDDANAVEGLHLIERAAGDERNFVIKGASWALRSIGRRNAGLHAKAVALATRLAASEVACERWLGKDALRDLRKAAVVEKLAKGGRKK